From one Acidobacteriota bacterium genomic stretch:
- the greA gene encoding transcription elongation factor GreA encodes MTDELKQKIQEELKQLETELRTEIPQELKKAVALGDLSENAEYESARNRQDYVRARIANLRKRLGDLAMIDLSRLPKDRIAYGSTVELYDIDSGDEVTYTLVMAEDADINQNKISTTSPIGRGLMGKQAGDETEITTPSGKRRFEVVKLITIHDA; translated from the coding sequence ATGACAGACGAACTGAAACAAAAAATCCAAGAAGAGCTTAAACAACTGGAAACGGAACTGAGAACCGAGATTCCTCAGGAGTTAAAAAAAGCCGTCGCGCTTGGCGATTTATCTGAAAATGCCGAATATGAATCGGCGCGCAATCGTCAGGATTATGTTCGCGCCCGCATCGCCAATTTGCGCAAACGTCTGGGCGATCTGGCGATGATTGACCTGTCGCGTCTTCCCAAAGACCGCATCGCTTACGGCTCGACCGTCGAGCTTTATGATATTGATAGTGGCGACGAGGTTACTTACACGCTGGTGATGGCTGAAGATGCAGACATCAATCAGAATAAAATTTCCACGACCTCACCGATTGGTCGCGGCTTGATGGGCAAACAGGCAGGCGATGAAACCGAAATTACCACACCTTCGGGCAAACGCCGTTTCGAGGTGGTTAAACTCATTACCATTCACGATGCGTGA
- a CDS encoding zinc-dependent metalloprotease, translating into MKRFAALFLAAVFANFTFASPIPALARAKMQDPAAPPAGQDRPAIPGRQDQTAEPRPYDRVITKDAKSDKGIFTVHRIKEKVYYEIPKSELGKEFLWVAQIARTTFGVGYGGQAMGNRVVKWERRGNRVLFKDVNYEMVADPKLPIAKAVQAANNNSIIMAFNIEAFGADESCVIDVTRLFTTDVIELSASSRLRARNMDTTRTFVERVTSYPQNIEVEATHTYVSPPSTTPTGGGQIPGQIRQQAGMRPGSASVVMHYSMVKLPEQPMMPRLFDERVGYFSVRQQDFGQPEHRAPMRRYITRWRLDKKDPNAALSEPVKPIVYYVDPATPKWLVTYVKRGIEKWQAAFEEAGFKNAIIAKEAPSAQEDPDWSPEDARYSVIRWLPSTIENASGPHIHDPRTGEILESDIQFYHNVMNLARDWYFTQVGPLDPRAQKLPLPDDLMGELVEYVVAHEVGHTLGFQHNMKASSMYPAEKIRDREWVKKMGHTPTLMDYSRYNYVAQPEDKIAVADLIPGIGPYDKWATMWGYKPIAGAKSPDDEKKTLDEWARAQDKSPWLRFSTADSRGADSGELTEAVGDGDAVKSTALGLKNLERVSNMLLSATTQPGEPYDDLEEVYGRMLGQWATEMAHVTAIVGGFNSQQKHGGQDGVRFIPIAKERQTEAVRFLNEKAFATPTWALKPEVLRRIEANGALDRVKNAQMRVLNSLMSSARVARLVEQQAIDGKTAYAPTEFFEDVRHGIWSEINGVAPVRIDAYRRNLQRAYIDLMDDKLNGRAAVTDDQRPIIRGELRALSAAIAKAIARAADRETRYHLDDARDQIAKALDPKFIPPAPASPNTFFPFAVDEEVTFDSSDPNAPLYCWRDYAVKREPESPRSRQN; encoded by the coding sequence ATGAAAAGATTTGCTGCGCTGTTCCTAGCTGCAGTGTTTGCAAATTTCACTTTTGCAAGCCCTATACCTGCGCTTGCCCGTGCAAAAATGCAAGACCCTGCTGCGCCTCCCGCAGGACAAGACCGTCCGGCGATTCCCGGACGCCAGGACCAAACCGCGGAACCGCGACCCTATGACCGCGTCATCACCAAAGATGCCAAATCCGACAAAGGCATCTTTACGGTTCATCGCATTAAAGAAAAGGTCTATTACGAAATTCCTAAAAGCGAACTCGGCAAAGAATTTCTCTGGGTTGCGCAAATCGCCCGCACCACTTTCGGCGTCGGTTATGGCGGGCAGGCAATGGGCAACCGCGTCGTCAAATGGGAACGTCGCGGCAATCGCGTGTTATTCAAAGATGTGAATTACGAAATGGTTGCCGACCCGAAATTGCCCATCGCCAAAGCCGTTCAAGCGGCAAATAACAATTCCATCATTATGGCTTTCAACATCGAAGCCTTTGGCGCTGATGAATCCTGCGTCATTGATGTTACGCGACTTTTCACCACCGATGTGATTGAACTGAGCGCCAGTTCGCGACTTCGCGCCCGCAATATGGACACCACGCGCACCTTTGTCGAGCGCGTCACCTCATACCCGCAAAACATCGAAGTCGAAGCCACGCACACCTATGTTTCGCCGCCTTCGACCACCCCCACAGGAGGCGGACAAATCCCCGGTCAAATCCGCCAACAGGCTGGTATGCGTCCGGGCAGCGCATCGGTGGTTATGCACTACAGTATGGTTAAATTGCCCGAACAGCCGATGATGCCGCGTCTGTTTGATGAACGCGTCGGTTATTTTTCGGTTCGGCAACAGGATTTCGGGCAACCCGAACACCGCGCCCCCATGCGCCGCTACATCACCCGCTGGCGACTGGACAAAAAAGACCCGAATGCGGCGCTTTCTGAACCCGTCAAACCGATTGTTTATTATGTCGACCCGGCAACTCCTAAGTGGCTGGTGACTTATGTCAAACGCGGCATCGAAAAATGGCAGGCGGCTTTTGAAGAAGCGGGATTTAAAAACGCCATCATCGCCAAAGAAGCGCCTTCCGCGCAGGAAGACCCGGATTGGAGTCCTGAAGATGCGCGCTATTCAGTGATTCGCTGGTTGCCTTCGACCATTGAAAATGCCAGCGGCCCGCACATCCACGACCCGCGAACCGGCGAAATTCTCGAATCCGACATCCAGTTTTATCACAACGTCATGAATCTGGCGCGCGACTGGTATTTCACACAGGTCGGCCCGCTTGACCCGCGCGCCCAAAAATTGCCGCTGCCGGATGATTTGATGGGCGAACTGGTTGAATACGTCGTCGCCCACGAAGTCGGTCATACGCTCGGCTTTCAACACAATATGAAAGCCAGTTCCATGTACCCTGCGGAAAAAATTCGCGACCGCGAATGGGTCAAAAAGATGGGGCATACACCGACCTTGATGGACTATTCGCGCTACAACTATGTCGCGCAACCCGAAGATAAAATCGCAGTTGCCGATTTGATTCCCGGCATCGGTCCTTATGACAAATGGGCAACCATGTGGGGCTATAAACCGATTGCCGGCGCGAAATCTCCTGATGATGAAAAGAAAACTCTGGATGAATGGGCGCGCGCCCAGGATAAATCGCCGTGGCTCAGATTTTCGACAGCCGATTCGCGCGGCGCAGACTCCGGCGAACTTACCGAAGCCGTAGGCGACGGGGATGCCGTCAAATCGACGGCTCTCGGTTTAAAAAATCTCGAACGGGTATCGAATATGTTGCTTTCGGCGACTACGCAACCGGGCGAGCCTTATGATGACCTCGAAGAAGTGTATGGCAGAATGCTTGGTCAATGGGCAACCGAAATGGCGCATGTGACGGCAATCGTCGGCGGTTTCAATTCTCAGCAAAAGCATGGCGGACAAGACGGCGTGCGATTTATACCCATCGCGAAAGAACGGCAAACGGAAGCGGTGCGGTTTTTAAATGAGAAGGCGTTTGCGACGCCAACGTGGGCGCTCAAACCTGAAGTGCTGCGCCGCATCGAAGCCAACGGCGCGCTTGACCGCGTCAAGAATGCACAGATGCGTGTGTTGAATTCGCTGATGAGTTCAGCGCGCGTGGCTCGCCTGGTCGAACAACAGGCAATTGATGGCAAGACCGCTTATGCGCCGACTGAGTTTTTTGAAGATGTGCGCCACGGCATCTGGAGTGAAATCAATGGCGTCGCGCCGGTTCGCATTGACGCTTATCGTCGCAACCTGCAACGCGCTTACATTGATTTGATGGACGACAAATTGAATGGTCGAGCGGCAGTTACGGATGATCAACGCCCGATCATTCGCGGTGAACTGCGCGCGTTAAGCGCGGCAATTGCCAAAGCCATTGCCCGCGCCGCAGACCGCGAAACGCGCTATCATCTCGACGATGCGCGAGATCAAATTGCCAAAGCGTTGGACCCGAAATTTATACCGCCCGCGCCCGCTTCACCCAATACCTTCTTCCCGTTCGCTGTTGATGAAGAAGTAACTTTCGATTCATCAGACCCGAACGCGCCTTTGTATTGCTGGCGCGATTATGCGGTAAAGCGCGAACCGGAATCGCCGCGTTCGCGACAAAATTAA
- the speY gene encoding deoxyhypusine synthase: MANNHKFLGGKAIDPQPVSGAMTVADLVESTFLAYNAARLREACQLFVEKMLNDNVTVGMSLTGALTPAGVGMSALIPLIENGFVDWIVSTGANLYHDTHFGIGLKMHRGNPQISDVVLREEGVVRIYDIFFEYDVLLSTDAFYRKIIEGEEFQRDLSTAEFHYLCGKYIAERERVLGIGRKSVLAAAYEAGVPVYTSSPGDSSIGMNVAAKALTGNKLRFDVTADVNETASIVLSAKRSGGESGVFILGGGSPKNFVLQTEPQIQEVLQIEEKGHDYFLQVTDARPDSGGLSGATPSEAVSWGKIDPDRLPDAVVCYTDSTIAAPIIAAYALARHQPRKLKRLYDQREAMLQLLKDEHAKALSAAE; the protein is encoded by the coding sequence ATGGCAAACAATCATAAATTTTTAGGCGGCAAGGCAATTGACCCGCAACCGGTAAGCGGCGCGATGACGGTCGCGGATTTAGTCGAATCGACTTTTCTTGCATACAATGCCGCGCGACTTCGCGAAGCCTGCCAACTCTTTGTCGAAAAAATGCTCAACGATAATGTGACGGTCGGCATGAGTTTAACCGGCGCGCTGACGCCTGCGGGTGTCGGTATGTCTGCGCTCATTCCGCTGATTGAAAACGGCTTTGTCGATTGGATAGTTTCGACGGGCGCAAACCTCTATCACGATACCCATTTCGGCATCGGGCTTAAAATGCACCGGGGCAATCCGCAGATTTCCGATGTGGTGTTGCGCGAAGAGGGGGTGGTGCGCATTTATGATATTTTCTTTGAATATGATGTGTTGCTTTCGACCGATGCGTTTTACCGCAAAATTATCGAAGGCGAAGAATTTCAACGCGACCTGAGCACGGCTGAGTTTCATTACCTTTGCGGCAAATACATTGCCGAACGCGAACGGGTTTTAGGCATCGGGCGCAAAAGCGTGCTGGCGGCGGCTTATGAAGCGGGAGTTCCGGTTTACACCTCCTCGCCGGGCGACAGTTCCATCGGTATGAATGTCGCGGCAAAAGCCCTGACCGGCAATAAACTGCGTTTTGATGTGACGGCGGATGTCAATGAGACGGCTTCGATAGTTTTGTCAGCGAAACGTTCAGGTGGCGAGTCCGGCGTGTTTATTTTAGGCGGCGGCAGTCCGAAAAATTTTGTCTTGCAAACCGAGCCGCAGATTCAAGAGGTGTTGCAAATCGAAGAGAAAGGTCACGATTACTTTTTGCAAGTGACTGACGCCCGACCCGATAGCGGCGGACTTTCAGGCGCGACGCCTTCGGAAGCGGTCAGTTGGGGCAAGATTGACCCCGACCGTTTGCCTGATGCGGTGGTCTGTTATACGGACTCGACGATTGCCGCGCCGATTATTGCCGCCTATGCCCTGGCGCGTCATCAGCCGCGCAAATTGAAACGACTCTATGACCAGCGCGAAGCCATGTTGCAACTGCTCAAGGATGAACATGCGAAAGCCTTGAGCGCCGCAGAGTGA
- a CDS encoding alpha-galactosidase — protein MHKKTSSESFFTNPGLFFVTVRFNYKSHFLAGLGLLLGVIFSPIAVQAEELSNKKLCLTLGASPNGIPVIEKAVWSRTQQPIFTDTMASDDLNNWVPEKFIPHSPSPISWQLSSDKNFYRAQATRELNDGLRLTWIVELARVGAIFRTKVRMENGGYQALGIKWFPGWHANWQMNDQPESVRWWTALSFEANEKALNNRTHISFGSHLHSSDGFYEAVNPYWVIKGSEQQTFFGIEWCGGWEATLTGNTQGVAFNVRLPQAETQLNLAPGEAIEGPALWVTPTTTTTDALNRQSWMFQRGIVSRRLYGGPQPSFPLNYNYWYATFSEITGAFLHRQVEAMDDYGFENLILDFGWYDKTGLWNPHPTKFNSGELENLLTAAQGKGAATGLWTCPQLIDASIENAPAVMDDLGFFNNRVDGYLIDLAGNDFTAILKNHVTDLRSRYAMSWWKYDQYIFNEVSENGLMKNVVAFQNALREVRRDNPYLAIENCLNGGRMINELTALSSQAIWLSDSQDSGMVHAKFNLTTVLGALEFLFPWQAYHFTNNFDRLPQNDKELTRYYCRSAMLGTWGISSDLSKISDSQKSVILQEIAAYRELNAIKLNRLYEINPPSTGKDLTGITFYDRTRERAGILLFRWDNQNDFTARLALKLLDPEKTYLIKDADTGTQVMMKGSKLVNKGVSLEFPRTRLSALLYVEPIE, from the coding sequence ATGCATAAGAAAACATCCTCTGAGTCTTTTTTTACGAACCCCGGGTTGTTTTTCGTTACTGTCAGGTTCAACTATAAAAGCCATTTCCTTGCGGGCTTAGGTTTACTCTTGGGGGTTATTTTTTCGCCCATTGCGGTTCAAGCCGAAGAATTGAGTAATAAAAAATTATGTTTGACGCTGGGGGCTTCACCCAATGGCATTCCGGTTATTGAAAAAGCCGTTTGGTCGCGTACCCAACAGCCTATTTTTACGGACACTATGGCGTCAGACGATTTGAACAATTGGGTGCCGGAAAAATTTATACCGCATTCGCCGTCGCCCATTTCATGGCAACTCAGTTCCGACAAAAATTTCTATCGCGCCCAAGCCACCAGAGAATTAAACGACGGGTTGCGTTTAACCTGGATTGTCGAGTTGGCGCGTGTCGGCGCGATTTTTCGCACCAAAGTGCGCATGGAAAATGGCGGCTACCAGGCGCTTGGCATTAAGTGGTTTCCCGGTTGGCATGCCAACTGGCAAATGAATGATCAGCCGGAATCCGTAAGGTGGTGGACGGCGCTCTCTTTTGAAGCCAATGAAAAAGCCTTGAATAATCGCACCCATATTTCATTCGGCAGCCACCTGCACAGTTCCGACGGTTTCTATGAAGCGGTCAATCCTTACTGGGTTATCAAAGGCAGCGAGCAACAGACGTTTTTTGGCATTGAATGGTGCGGCGGTTGGGAAGCCACGCTCACCGGCAACACTCAAGGGGTGGCATTCAATGTTCGTCTGCCACAAGCTGAAACCCAATTGAATCTCGCGCCCGGCGAAGCCATCGAAGGGCCTGCACTCTGGGTCACGCCGACAACCACAACCACAGACGCGCTCAACCGGCAAAGTTGGATGTTTCAACGCGGCATCGTCAGCCGTCGCCTCTACGGCGGCCCGCAACCCTCGTTTCCGCTCAATTACAATTACTGGTATGCAACCTTTTCGGAAATCACCGGAGCGTTTCTTCACAGACAAGTCGAAGCGATGGATGATTATGGCTTCGAGAATTTGATTCTCGATTTCGGTTGGTATGATAAAACCGGACTCTGGAATCCTCATCCAACAAAATTCAATTCCGGGGAACTTGAAAATTTGTTGACCGCGGCTCAGGGAAAGGGCGCTGCCACGGGACTGTGGACCTGCCCGCAATTAATTGACGCATCCATCGAAAATGCCCCGGCAGTGATGGACGATTTGGGCTTTTTCAACAATCGGGTTGACGGTTATCTGATTGATCTGGCGGGCAACGATTTCACCGCGATTCTTAAAAATCATGTCACCGATTTGCGCTCGCGTTATGCAATGAGTTGGTGGAAATATGACCAGTATATTTTCAATGAAGTTTCGGAAAACGGCTTGATGAAAAACGTCGTGGCTTTTCAAAATGCCTTGCGCGAGGTGCGCCGCGATAATCCTTATCTGGCGATTGAAAACTGTTTGAATGGCGGGCGCATGATTAACGAACTGACGGCGCTCTCATCGCAAGCCATCTGGTTGTCCGATAGCCAGGATAGTGGCATGGTTCATGCGAAGTTCAATCTCACCACGGTGCTCGGCGCTCTGGAATTTCTATTTCCCTGGCAAGCCTATCACTTCACCAATAACTTTGACCGGTTGCCGCAAAACGATAAGGAATTGACCCGTTACTATTGTCGCAGCGCCATGCTGGGCACCTGGGGCATTTCATCTGACCTCAGTAAAATTTCCGATTCACAAAAAAGCGTCATCCTGCAAGAAATCGCCGCTTACAGAGAGTTGAATGCGATTAAGCTGAACCGGCTTTACGAAATCAACCCGCCCTCGACCGGCAAAGATTTAACCGGCATCACCTTCTATGACCGCACCCGGGAGCGCGCAGGCATTTTGCTGTTTCGTTGGGATAATCAAAATGATTTCACTGCCCGCCTGGCTTTGAAACTGCTTGACCCGGAAAAGACCTATCTCATCAAGGATGCGGATACAGGGACTCAGGTGATGATGAAAGGCAGCAAACTCGTCAACAAAGGCGTATCTCTGGAATTTCCGCGCACCCGTCTTTCTGCGCTGTTGTATGTTGAGCCAATAGAATAA
- a CDS encoding fasciclin domain-containing protein, translating to MKSKIYLFIFLVMVSAMVASLQVAAQVAAQRRVQQNFQPTPEQKDLVATAMSAGNFNTFIKAIEVAGLKETLMSDNLYTVFAPTDEAFAKLPAGKLDGLLKNREKLKVVLLQHVVSGTLMTKDATNMKTAPALSGSALTFQVKEGNLLIDDASIVQPDITASNGVIHAIDKVIMPTKK from the coding sequence ATGAAATCTAAAATCTACCTGTTTATTTTTCTGGTAATGGTTTCGGCAATGGTGGCTTCATTACAGGTCGCTGCCCAAGTGGCGGCGCAGCGCCGGGTGCAACAAAACTTCCAACCAACCCCGGAACAAAAAGACCTGGTGGCAACCGCCATGAGTGCCGGTAATTTCAACACGTTCATCAAAGCCATAGAGGTGGCAGGTTTGAAAGAAACCTTGATGAGTGACAACCTTTATACGGTTTTTGCTCCAACTGACGAAGCCTTTGCCAAACTTCCGGCTGGCAAACTCGATGGGTTATTGAAAAACCGCGAGAAATTGAAAGTTGTTTTACTGCAACATGTGGTTTCGGGAACGCTGATGACCAAAGATGCGACGAATATGAAAACCGCACCCGCGCTTTCCGGTTCGGCGCTCACTTTTCAAGTCAAGGAGGGCAATCTCCTGATTGATGATGCGAGTATCGTGCAGCCTGATATTACCGCTTCCAATGGCGTCATCCATGCGATTGACAAGGTTATTATGCCGACGAAAAAGTAA
- a CDS encoding sulfite exporter TauE/SafE family protein, whose protein sequence is MSLAQIIIIVVAAFLAGIVNAIAGGGTLITFPALIWIGLDPVVANVTSTVGIVPGTIGGVFGFRHEMSGIRRWLKWFILPSVIGGLIGALLLLLTPSKIFASIVPFLILFATALFSLQEPINRRLRRSIENSSSGVTPREATTKWLVGATALQFLVAIYGGYFGAGIGILMLAVLGLIGLTDIHQMNGLKNTMGFSINGIAAISFMVSGNVRWFAAAAMAVAALLGGYCGAKIARVLGRTFVRRFVIIVGLIMAISLFFNR, encoded by the coding sequence TTGAGTTTAGCGCAAATCATCATCATCGTGGTTGCCGCCTTTCTCGCAGGCATCGTCAATGCCATCGCGGGAGGCGGCACTCTCATCACTTTTCCCGCTCTAATCTGGATTGGGCTTGACCCGGTGGTGGCAAACGTCACCAGCACGGTCGGCATTGTGCCGGGCACGATTGGCGGGGTGTTTGGTTTCCGGCATGAAATGAGCGGCATACGCCGCTGGCTGAAATGGTTCATCCTTCCTTCGGTCATTGGCGGACTGATCGGCGCGCTGCTGTTGTTGCTGACGCCCTCGAAAATTTTTGCGTCAATCGTTCCATTTCTGATTCTCTTTGCGACTGCGCTCTTTTCTTTGCAGGAGCCGATTAATCGCCGCTTGCGCCGTTCAATCGAAAATTCATCATCGGGTGTAACCCCGCGCGAAGCGACGACCAAGTGGCTTGTCGGCGCTACGGCATTGCAGTTTCTGGTCGCCATTTATGGCGGCTATTTCGGCGCAGGCATAGGGATTTTAATGCTCGCGGTTTTAGGACTCATCGGACTCACGGACATTCATCAAATGAATGGATTGAAAAACACTATGGGGTTTTCGATTAACGGGATTGCGGCAATTTCCTTTATGGTGTCGGGCAATGTCCGCTGGTTTGCCGCAGCAGCGATGGCTGTAGCGGCTTTGCTTGGCGGCTACTGTGGAGCAAAAATCGCCCGCGTTTTAGGTCGCACCTTTGTGCGCCGATTTGTCATCATCGTCGGCTTGATTATGGCGATTTCACTCTTCTTTAATCGCTAG
- a CDS encoding ATP-binding protein, translating to MQTAKEPKLIDIFDEIARGSNLDQALTLIAQKAATDLKAPACKIWVVKHGDICERCPLAEICTNRQMCLHLIAASGTNLEKEYPRIPLAILNTSLIVRGGIADFKDNSLSGDKLFGIQRDEYRSAQSSYALYPLRGISGTVGLLGVFSDTELEVESIDTLAQLSPLAVAAIRIAELQAKCESLRLQVEKEATAPSGVFEKRVQELEEANHQLKNELNKLHAEYDELNKLRSQYDDLIRQKEESENRLKQLEKDNAHLQQIVSWDAPQKSKEGQSESASSTTETANEPASENPAESANASSTESNATAENVQELETRLAALETSEQELRDRQSSLLEQLANLTGALQSAEESKSKLEQDLANASSASREEIENLRQALEQFETDKTNFFTERERLQNELAEMQLANTSLKEEISRLNEVNKTVSDNLAEVEAKLTEQSKISNEELEAKLAHTEAQLEEQTRALIEKLERAESQVSELSGKFEESAKATERIAELEQENAALKDEKSQLEDAVKTLDLIVPRLEETTTNLRNRIELNERLRTNVEHKNRDLMLENQRLKLKEQAELKMFANLSHELRTPVNSVIGFTSLILDDATTNLSEKHRHNLERVLKNSRNLADFLNNILDYSKIEAGLMDVYAESTSLKDVVERALEVAEGLREQDEVKLNAEFDEDLPAIRTDKTKLQQILLNLLSNAIKFTSQGEIKVKVMNVGDGRIRLAVSDTGIGISEAEIPRIFEEFRQLPPAQYSTKAGSGLGLAITRRLVVLLGGDIAVSSKVGEGSTFTITLPPEIESSVAPAAETEGQIVDPERTALVISQDAATLYLIRKYLSDIGYSAATTSNPVHAFELVRIAKPSLIAFDLDGFENPIASITQIAEHKDAGNLLAFSNNPEFERRSLKSGADKFVQKPLSRAALLEILEHPSAPKEDFILVVDDDPDALEITRTMLEGRGHLVKTAKDGLEAISEINRHTPAAVVLDLMMPQMDGIEVAYLLQTNPRWCEIPIVLLTARDLSNEERAALNYKSVQVIHKGAFSREELIAAMSEAVGRNHQ from the coding sequence ATGCAAACAGCAAAAGAGCCGAAATTGATAGATATTTTTGACGAAATCGCGCGCGGGTCAAACCTTGACCAGGCATTAACCTTGATTGCGCAAAAGGCGGCTACGGATTTGAAAGCCCCGGCGTGCAAAATCTGGGTCGTCAAACATGGAGATATTTGCGAACGCTGTCCGCTTGCGGAAATCTGCACCAACCGGCAAATGTGTTTGCATCTGATTGCCGCTTCGGGCACCAACCTGGAAAAAGAATATCCCCGCATTCCACTTGCCATTTTGAATACCTCTTTAATCGTGCGCGGCGGCATTGCCGACTTCAAAGATAATAGTCTTTCCGGCGATAAATTATTTGGCATTCAGCGCGATGAATACCGCAGCGCCCAATCCAGCTATGCGCTTTATCCTTTGCGCGGCATTTCCGGCACCGTCGGCTTACTGGGCGTGTTCAGCGATACCGAACTGGAAGTTGAAAGCATTGATACCCTCGCGCAACTTTCGCCGCTGGCGGTCGCGGCAATCCGCATTGCCGAATTGCAGGCGAAATGTGAATCGCTGCGCTTACAGGTCGAGAAAGAGGCGACTGCCCCCTCCGGAGTTTTTGAAAAACGGGTTCAGGAGTTGGAAGAAGCCAACCACCAACTGAAAAACGAACTCAATAAATTACATGCCGAATACGATGAATTGAATAAATTACGCAGCCAATATGATGACCTCATTCGCCAGAAAGAAGAGAGCGAAAATCGCCTGAAGCAATTGGAAAAAGATAATGCCCATCTGCAACAGATTGTCAGTTGGGATGCGCCGCAAAAATCCAAAGAAGGGCAAAGCGAATCTGCATCGAGCACAACAGAAACTGCAAATGAGCCTGCATCGGAAAATCCTGCGGAATCGGCGAATGCATCATCAACCGAGTCAAACGCGACTGCCGAAAATGTGCAAGAGCTTGAAACGCGACTTGCCGCTTTGGAAACCAGCGAACAGGAATTGCGCGACCGGCAGTCGTCATTGCTTGAACAACTTGCCAACCTTACCGGCGCATTGCAATCGGCTGAAGAGAGCAAAAGCAAACTCGAACAAGACCTGGCAAACGCCTCGTCAGCATCTCGCGAAGAGATAGAAAATCTGCGCCAGGCGCTTGAGCAGTTTGAAACTGACAAAACCAATTTCTTCACCGAAAGAGAACGCCTGCAAAATGAACTGGCTGAAATGCAACTTGCCAACACCAGTCTGAAAGAGGAAATTTCCCGACTCAATGAGGTCAACAAAACCGTAAGCGATAACCTTGCAGAGGTCGAAGCTAAGCTTACCGAACAGAGCAAAATTTCCAATGAAGAACTGGAAGCCAAACTGGCGCATACCGAAGCCCAACTCGAAGAACAAACCAGAGCCTTGATTGAAAAGCTTGAGCGAGCTGAATCACAGGTCAGCGAACTAAGCGGCAAGTTTGAAGAAAGCGCCAAAGCGACCGAACGCATTGCCGAACTCGAACAGGAAAACGCGGCGCTCAAAGATGAAAAATCGCAATTGGAAGATGCCGTAAAAACCCTTGATTTAATCGTGCCGCGACTCGAAGAAACGACGACTAATTTACGCAATCGCATCGAACTCAATGAACGATTGCGCACCAACGTCGAACATAAAAACCGCGATTTGATGTTGGAAAATCAGCGGCTCAAACTGAAAGAACAAGCCGAACTCAAGATGTTCGCCAACCTCTCGCATGAACTGCGCACCCCGGTCAATTCGGTTATCGGTTTTACCTCGCTGATTCTTGACGACGCGACAACCAACCTCTCCGAAAAGCACCGGCACAACCTTGAACGGGTGTTGAAAAATTCCCGCAACCTCGCCGATTTTCTCAATAACATTCTCGATTACTCGAAGATTGAAGCAGGATTGATGGATGTTTATGCCGAATCCACAAGCCTGAAAGATGTCGTCGAACGCGCCCTTGAGGTTGCCGAAGGATTGCGCGAGCAGGACGAGGTGAAACTCAACGCTGAATTTGATGAAGATTTACCAGCCATTCGCACGGATAAAACCAAACTGCAACAGATTCTTTTAAACCTGTTATCGAACGCCATCAAATTCACCAGTCAGGGTGAAATCAAAGTTAAGGTTATGAATGTCGGTGACGGTCGGATTCGCCTTGCCGTGAGCGATACCGGCATCGGCATATCGGAAGCCGAAATCCCGCGAATTTTTGAAGAGTTTCGCCAGTTGCCGCCGGCGCAATATTCGACCAAAGCCGGTAGCGGTCTGGGACTTGCCATCACCAGACGATTAGTCGTTTTACTCGGTGGTGATATTGCGGTAAGCAGTAAGGTTGGTGAAGGCTCAACCTTCACGATTACCTTGCCGCCCGAAATTGAATCAAGCGTCGCACCGGCAGCCGAAACCGAAGGGCAGATTGTTGACCCGGAACGCACGGCGCTGGTCATCAGTCAGGACGCCGCGACGCTCTATTTGATTAGAAAATATCTTTCCGATATTGGCTATTCGGCAGCCACGACCAGCAATCCGGTGCACGCTTTTGAACTTGTGCGCATTGCCAAACCGTCATTGATTGCTTTTGATTTGGACGGTTTTGAAAATCCTATCGCCTCGATTACCCAGATTGCCGAGCATAAAGATGCGGGAAATCTGCTGGCGTTTTCCAATAATCCGGAATTTGAACGGCGCTCGTTGAAATCGGGAGCCGATAAATTCGTGCAAAAACCCTTGAGTCGCGCTGCCCTTCTGGAAATCCTCGAACATCCGAGCGCCCCGAAAGAAGATTTCATTCTCGTGGTTGATGACGACCCGGACGCGCTGGAAATTACCCGGACGATGCTGGAGGGTCGCGGACATTTGGTCAAAACTGCTAAAGACGGACTCGAAGCCATCAGTGAAATCAATCGTCATACGCCGGCGGCAGTGGTGCTCGATTTGATGATGCCGCAGATGGATGGCATCGAAGTCGCTTATCTGTTGCAGACCAATCCGCGATGGTGCGAGATTCCGATTGTCTTACTCACGGCGCGCGATTTATCGAATGAAGAACGCGCTGCGCTCAATTACAAATCGGTTCAGGTGATTCATAAAGGCGCGTTCAGTCGCGAAGAGTTGATTGCGGCAATGAGCGAGGCAGTTGGCAGAAATCATCAATAA